A single genomic interval of Coccidioides posadasii str. Silveira chromosome 1, complete sequence harbors:
- a CDS encoding uncharacterized protein (EggNog:ENOG410PQHG~COG:S~BUSCO:14706at33183) → MQSPTGNSKGGSPPVEPESDESDYEYEYDESERETFYINLDLTSCNGPIRPPRQRSAASSNSLVPLVDMTTSQPGSPVPHSSPNQGQSTGIDPDLEMELQNQIQIMELHSPNPIVSYQNQIFSCSWADQIGTDMMFSLPGDEDDTPALRQNRDFDLVSTTRVKILGQKAHLISGSSSSQAQRMRSGGSSTGQAQFLECLMRAKRAKGEEDIVRTTFPQAQKRNQNIEERLQGWARTEGMLAELENVSQQARSGDPEAMKRLGEIYARFDAASRKNVGPETPATNAQSSTPLVQEHLPGDSALT, encoded by the exons ATGCAGTCTCCTACCGGCAATTCCAAAGGCGGCAGCCCGCCTGTAGAACCAGAGTCAGATGAGTCGGACTACGAGTATGAATATGACGAGTCCGAGAGGGAG ACATTTTACATCAACCTTGACCTCACGTCCTGCAATGGCCCGATACGACCGCCGAGGCAGAGATCTGCTGCCTCCTCAAATTCCCTCGTCCCGTTAGTTGATATGACGACTTCGCAGCCAGGGTCTCCAGTTCCCCACTCAAGCCCAAACCAGGGTCAATCAACTGGAATTGACCCAGATCTGGAAATGGAACTTCAAAATCAAATTCAAATAATGGAGCTACACTCACCTAATCCTATCGTGTCCTACCAAAATCAGATCTTTAGCTGTTCCTGGGCTGATCAAATTGGAACCGATATGATGTTTTCACTGCCTGGCGATGAAGACGATACTCCCGCTCTGCGACAAAATAGGGATTTTGACTTAGTTTCCACGACGCGAGTGAAAATCCTAGGTCAGAAAGCGCATCTCATATCGGGTTCTAGCTCTAGCCAAGCTCAAAGAATGCGCTCAGGAGGTTCTTCAACTGGACAAGCGCAATTCCTAGAATGCCTTATGAGAGCAAAAAGAGCTAAAGGTGAAGAGGATATTGTTCGAACAACTTTTCCTCAAGCGCAAAAGCGAAACCAAAATATTGAGGAAAGATTGCAGGGTTGGGCTAGAACTGAAGGAATGCTTGCTGAACTCGAGAACGTCAGCCAGCAGGCGCGGTCTGGCGACCCCGAAGCTATGAAAAGACTAGGAGAGATTTACGCACGATTTGATGCTGCTTCACGGAAGAATGTTGGACCAGAAACTCCTGCCACCAATGCCCAATCGTCGACGCCGCTTGTCCAAGAGCATCTACCCGGAGATTCAGCGTTGACCTAA